The following proteins are co-located in the Pararhizobium capsulatum DSM 1112 genome:
- a CDS encoding glutamine synthetase family protein has translation MNGPSRLSSHENPASSSVSEQSPAAYAYAAITDMNGIFRGKRVAASKLDKLQKDGIRMPLSSIGVDIWGTDVAGTKLTLERGDLDGICEATGRGVLDLGLGGPVLPMWMRKEGGAPYFADGRHLLVDVLERYRKVGLTPVVAAEVEFFLLDPNEDQPSPAHGSPGSPPRHIDNIYSLEELAEVGPFLDEVYVMAAACGITVDAAIAEGAPRQFEFNLMHQPDALKAAEDTLYFKHIIRNVARRHGYLACFMAKPYPSYAGNGLHVHFSMLDSEGRNVFDDGTEKGSDIMLAAVAGLLDSMADMTLVFAPHLNSYRRLCPGGLAPTTVGWGYENRTAALRIPAGPHAARRIEHRVASADANPFLVFSAILGGALDGIVRKLTPPAPVGTNSHELALPTLAKDWRQALERFEAAESTARILHPEFVSCFAACKQQEQDVFAARVTDFEISTYRVSV, from the coding sequence ATGAACGGACCATCCCGCCTGTCGTCTCACGAAAACCCGGCTTCTTCTTCCGTGTCCGAGCAATCTCCAGCTGCTTACGCCTACGCGGCGATCACCGATATGAACGGTATTTTCCGCGGAAAACGGGTGGCGGCTTCCAAGCTCGACAAGCTGCAGAAGGATGGCATCCGCATGCCGCTGTCCTCGATCGGCGTCGATATCTGGGGAACGGATGTTGCGGGCACGAAGCTGACGCTTGAGCGTGGCGATCTCGACGGTATCTGCGAGGCGACGGGAAGGGGTGTTCTTGACCTCGGGCTCGGCGGACCTGTCCTGCCGATGTGGATGAGGAAGGAAGGCGGCGCTCCCTATTTCGCTGACGGACGTCATCTGCTGGTCGACGTGCTTGAGCGCTATCGTAAAGTCGGCCTGACGCCTGTGGTCGCGGCAGAGGTCGAGTTCTTTCTGCTCGACCCGAATGAGGATCAGCCTTCACCCGCCCATGGCAGTCCGGGCAGCCCGCCGCGGCATATCGACAACATCTATTCGCTGGAAGAACTGGCGGAAGTCGGGCCGTTCCTCGATGAGGTCTATGTCATGGCGGCGGCTTGCGGCATCACCGTGGATGCGGCGATCGCCGAGGGTGCGCCGCGCCAGTTCGAATTCAATCTCATGCACCAGCCGGATGCACTGAAGGCGGCGGAAGACACGCTTTATTTCAAGCATATCATCCGGAATGTTGCGCGCCGACATGGCTATCTCGCCTGCTTCATGGCTAAACCCTATCCGAGCTATGCCGGCAACGGATTGCACGTGCATTTTTCCATGCTGGACAGTGAAGGGCGCAACGTCTTCGACGACGGTACGGAAAAGGGTTCGGACATCATGCTCGCTGCCGTCGCCGGCCTGCTCGATAGCATGGCCGACATGACGCTGGTCTTCGCTCCGCATCTCAATTCCTATCGTCGGCTCTGCCCCGGTGGACTGGCGCCAACCACCGTTGGCTGGGGGTATGAAAACCGCACGGCGGCCCTTCGCATTCCCGCAGGCCCCCATGCCGCTCGGCGCATCGAACATCGCGTGGCTAGTGCCGATGCCAATCCCTTCCTCGTGTTTTCGGCCATCCTGGGTGGTGCACTGGATGGCATCGTGCGCAAGCTCACGCCGCCAGCGCCCGTCGGCACAAACTCACACGAGCTTGCCCTGCCGACCCTGGCAAAGGACTGGCGCCAAGCGCTGGAACGCTTCGAAGCGGCCGAAAGCACGGCCCGGATCCTGCATCCGGAATTCGTGTCCTGCTTTGCTGCCTGTAAGCAGCAGGAGCAGGATGTCTTTGCCGCGCGGGTGACGGATTTCGAGATTTCGACCTATCGCGTCAGCGTCTGA
- a CDS encoding TIM barrel protein yields the protein MSASSPFTLAACAEMLFRSLPVLDRVKRITELGFQVELWDWTKHNIDALAKSGATFSSMTGYIAGTLADDAGADELLATARQSIPVAKKLNCLRLNLHGTGLDGQGLPIVKSEGVTGAMWLKARDTLNRIADLGEQEGVTFVLENLNEAVDHPKTPFAKADDTISLVAAVNRPSLKLNLDLYHAQIGEGNLIELCRRALPHIGEIQVADVPGRMEPGTGEINYPAIARALVDMGYRGTIGLEAWPSGDDELALHRFREAFSVSV from the coding sequence ATGAGCGCATCCTCCCCCTTCACGCTTGCCGCCTGCGCGGAAATGCTCTTCCGTTCCCTGCCCGTGCTCGACCGCGTCAAGCGCATCACCGAGCTCGGCTTCCAGGTCGAACTCTGGGATTGGACGAAGCATAATATTGACGCGCTCGCGAAATCCGGAGCAACGTTCTCGTCCATGACCGGTTACATCGCGGGCACGCTTGCCGATGATGCAGGCGCAGATGAACTGCTCGCCACCGCGCGCCAGTCCATTCCCGTTGCGAAGAAGCTAAATTGCCTGCGGCTCAATCTCCATGGGACGGGGCTGGATGGGCAGGGTCTGCCAATCGTCAAGTCGGAGGGCGTGACAGGCGCCATGTGGCTCAAGGCACGCGACACGCTCAACCGCATCGCCGATCTTGGCGAGCAGGAGGGTGTGACCTTCGTGCTCGAAAATCTCAACGAGGCCGTCGATCATCCGAAGACGCCGTTTGCCAAGGCCGACGATACGATCAGCCTCGTCGCCGCCGTGAACCGACCGTCGTTGAAGCTGAACCTCGACCTTTATCACGCGCAGATCGGCGAGGGGAATCTGATTGAACTTTGCCGACGGGCCCTGCCCCATATTGGCGAGATACAGGTCGCCGATGTGCCGGGGCGGATGGAGCCGGGTACCGGTGAGATCAACTATCCGGCCATCGCCCGAGCGCTTGTCGATATGGGCTATCGCGGCACAATCGGCCTCGAAGCCTGGCCCTCCGGCGACGATGAACTGGCGTTGCACCGCTTCCGCGAGGCCTTCAGCGTCTCCGTGTGA
- a CDS encoding Ldh family oxidoreductase, producing MMSQTLTIEALQERVETIFRKSGLNAIQAGALSRVIVAGERDACKSHGIYRIEGALRTVKAGKVNPDAVPELVDQKASSIIKVDAKGGFANPAFELGVDALAERARSNGLAALVINDCTHFSALWPEVEAVTDRGLAALVMCPSYATVAPTGGTKPLLGTNPFAFGWPRSGGSPYVFDFATSVAARGEIELHRRAGKQLPEGWAIDADGQPTTEPEAALTGAMLPFGGHKGSAISTMIELLAGIMIGDLTSPEVLDYLGTTTLAPRHGELILAFSPEAFAAGRPGDPFARAEALFEAIAGQGARLPSQRRYAARAISREAGITLTADEIKQLDRLEDLGLGSVA from the coding sequence ATGATGAGCCAGACATTGACGATTGAAGCGCTGCAGGAGCGCGTCGAAACAATTTTTCGCAAGAGCGGGCTGAATGCCATCCAGGCCGGAGCGCTGTCGCGCGTAATCGTGGCCGGCGAACGCGATGCCTGCAAATCCCACGGCATCTACCGCATCGAAGGTGCATTGCGCACCGTGAAGGCTGGCAAGGTCAATCCCGACGCGGTACCGGAACTTGTTGATCAGAAAGCGTCGTCTATCATCAAGGTCGATGCTAAGGGCGGCTTTGCCAATCCTGCGTTCGAACTGGGCGTTGATGCGCTTGCAGAGCGGGCACGCTCGAACGGCCTTGCGGCGCTCGTCATCAATGACTGCACGCATTTTTCTGCGCTTTGGCCGGAAGTCGAGGCGGTAACGGATCGCGGTCTGGCCGCCCTCGTCATGTGCCCGAGCTATGCCACGGTCGCGCCGACGGGCGGTACCAAGCCGCTGCTCGGCACCAACCCATTCGCCTTCGGCTGGCCGCGTTCCGGCGGTTCTCCCTACGTCTTCGACTTCGCAACCTCGGTTGCCGCCCGCGGTGAGATCGAGCTGCATCGCCGCGCAGGAAAGCAGTTGCCGGAAGGGTGGGCAATCGACGCGGATGGCCAACCGACGACGGAGCCTGAAGCGGCGCTTACCGGCGCTATGCTGCCATTTGGCGGCCACAAGGGTTCAGCCATTTCCACCATGATTGAACTTCTGGCGGGCATCATGATCGGCGACCTGACTAGCCCGGAAGTGCTCGATTACCTCGGCACGACGACGCTCGCGCCGCGCCACGGCGAACTTATTCTCGCCTTTTCTCCCGAGGCCTTCGCCGCCGGCCGGCCCGGCGATCCCTTTGCCCGTGCCGAGGCACTTTTTGAGGCAATCGCCGGACAGGGCGCCCGTCTGCCCTCCCAGCGCCGCTATGCCGCCCGCGCGATATCGAGGGAAGCCGGCATTACGCTTACGGCCGACGAGATCAAGCAGCTCGATCGTCTTGAGGACCTGGGCCTCGGTTCTGTCGCTTGA
- a CDS encoding dihydrodipicolinate synthase family protein, which translates to MKVKIFSGVIPALMTPCKDDRSPDFDALVRKGKELIADGMSAVVYCGSMGDWPLLTDAQRMEGVERLVKAGIPVIVGTGAVNTASAVAHAAHAQKVGAQGLMVIPRVLSRGSVIGAQKNHFKAILSAAPNLPAVIYNSPYYGFATRADLFFALRSEHSNLVGFKEFGGPADMRYAAENITSRDDGVSLMIGVDTAVFHGFVNCGATGAITGIGNVLPKEVIHLCNLSQAAAQGDVDARLRALELEAALAVLSSFDEGPDLVLYFKHMMVLKGDAEYTLHFYETDALTDSQRGYVETQFKLFNSWYAGWSNLPGAVAKYKA; encoded by the coding sequence ATGAAGGTGAAGATTTTTTCCGGCGTCATCCCGGCATTGATGACCCCCTGCAAGGATGACCGCAGCCCCGATTTCGATGCGCTTGTTCGCAAGGGCAAGGAGCTGATCGCCGACGGCATGTCCGCCGTCGTCTATTGCGGTTCCATGGGCGACTGGCCGTTGCTGACCGACGCACAGCGCATGGAAGGTGTCGAACGCCTCGTGAAGGCCGGCATTCCGGTGATCGTCGGTACGGGTGCTGTCAACACGGCCTCGGCCGTTGCACACGCGGCGCACGCCCAGAAGGTTGGCGCCCAGGGCCTGATGGTCATTCCACGCGTCCTGTCGCGCGGGTCCGTGATCGGCGCCCAGAAGAACCATTTCAAGGCGATCCTTTCGGCGGCTCCCAATCTGCCAGCCGTCATCTACAACAGCCCTTATTATGGCTTTGCCACGCGCGCCGACCTGTTCTTCGCTCTGCGATCCGAGCATTCCAACCTCGTCGGCTTCAAGGAGTTCGGCGGTCCAGCCGACATGCGCTATGCGGCTGAAAACATCACCAGCCGCGATGACGGCGTGTCGCTGATGATCGGCGTCGATACGGCCGTCTTCCACGGCTTCGTCAATTGTGGCGCAACCGGCGCCATCACCGGCATCGGAAACGTGCTGCCAAAGGAAGTCATCCATCTCTGCAACCTGTCGCAGGCGGCTGCCCAGGGTGACGTCGATGCACGCCTGCGGGCGCTGGAACTGGAAGCGGCGCTTGCGGTGCTCTCCTCGTTCGACGAAGGCCCGGATCTCGTGCTCTACTTCAAGCATATGATGGTGCTGAAGGGTGACGCGGAATATACGCTGCACTTCTACGAAACCGATGCCCTGACCGACAGCCAGCGCGGCTATGTCGAAACCCAGTTTAAACTGTTCAACAGCTGGTACGCGGGTTGGAGCAACCTTCCAGGCGCGGTTGCCAAATACAAGGCCTGA
- a CDS encoding GntR family transcriptional regulator — protein MTETDIVSAPERKRGSGAKMVYDLLRDEILDLVLAPGSPIDEVQLAERFKMSRTPIREALVRLAGEGLIDTLPNRSTMVSTIDFLNMHTFFDALVLMYRVTTRLAAQYHRPEDLEVIRAHQDRFAEAARARDALAMIATNAALHSAIAEAGRNPYFIGLFNRLLDEGRRILRLYYQSYGDQLPQQFVDEHEEMIAVIAARDTEAADRLAKAHAEQIVRQIQALFTRNERLEMTI, from the coding sequence ATGACCGAGACTGACATTGTTTCCGCTCCCGAACGCAAACGCGGCTCCGGCGCCAAGATGGTCTACGATCTCCTGCGCGACGAGATCCTCGATCTTGTGCTGGCGCCGGGAAGCCCGATCGACGAGGTGCAGCTAGCCGAACGTTTCAAGATGTCGCGTACGCCCATTCGCGAGGCACTTGTCCGGCTGGCTGGCGAAGGGCTGATCGACACGCTTCCCAATCGCTCCACCATGGTATCGACTATAGATTTCTTGAACATGCACACCTTCTTCGACGCCCTGGTGCTCATGTATCGCGTTACGACGCGGCTTGCGGCGCAGTATCATCGGCCTGAAGATCTGGAAGTGATCCGCGCCCATCAAGACCGGTTTGCCGAAGCGGCCAGGGCAAGGGATGCGCTTGCGATGATCGCGACCAACGCGGCGCTGCATTCGGCCATCGCCGAAGCCGGGCGCAATCCTTATTTCATCGGGCTGTTCAACCGCTTGCTGGACGAGGGACGCCGTATCCTGCGGCTCTATTACCAGTCCTATGGGGACCAGCTTCCGCAGCAGTTTGTCGATGAGCATGAGGAGATGATCGCCGTCATTGCCGCGCGCGATACAGAGGCCGCCGACCGGTTGGCCAAAGCGCATGCCGAACAGATCGTGCGCCAGATACAGGCCCTCTTCACGCGCAATGAAAGGTTGGAGATGACGATTTGA
- a CDS encoding CYTH and CHAD domain-containing protein, whose product MPTETELKLELMADAEERLLASGLLGEPTSRKELRSIYFDTPDYRLRKAGFSLRIRTSGASQMQTVKASGAASALFARDEWEMPITGDRPVLDYTTPLKTDLDITAEALLAQFSVEVLRRTWNVEEGDTRIEVALDDGQIIAGDRRLPLRELELELKGGGANGLFVFARKIDEIAPFRFGVRSKAERGYSLREELRPAIKSEPILLDRHMTAASSFQAMAEACFRHFRLNEDLFLQNRDASSLHQARIALRRLRSAFSIYKAMVPDAESIRLKDELKWLANTLGKARDIDVLMAKHGSGDLHERLETARSEAYERVIEEVHSSRARALALDFNKWLRCGEYLELPETAELRNTPAAEFALQALDRQRRKLKKTGRCLAAIGDEQRHEARKAAKKLRYACEFFTSLFSGARARKRYGKFIGRMEKLQDRLGLLNDLVMAPTVYEAAGLTDIAATQNGINEEAKEKLITVSQRALDKLIEAKRFWRE is encoded by the coding sequence TTGCCAACTGAAACCGAGTTGAAACTGGAATTGATGGCAGATGCGGAGGAGAGGCTGCTTGCCTCCGGCCTCCTTGGCGAACCGACATCGAGAAAGGAACTGCGCTCCATATACTTCGACACGCCGGACTACCGATTGCGCAAAGCAGGTTTCTCGCTTCGAATTCGCACCAGCGGCGCCAGCCAGATGCAAACGGTGAAGGCGAGCGGAGCGGCAAGCGCACTGTTCGCACGCGACGAATGGGAGATGCCCATAACCGGCGACAGACCCGTGCTCGACTACACGACGCCGCTGAAAACCGACCTCGACATCACCGCCGAGGCTCTGTTGGCGCAGTTCTCCGTCGAAGTGTTGCGCCGGACGTGGAATGTCGAGGAGGGGGACACGCGTATCGAAGTGGCGCTCGATGATGGCCAGATCATCGCGGGCGATCGCCGGTTACCGTTGCGTGAACTGGAACTGGAGCTGAAGGGTGGCGGGGCAAACGGGTTGTTTGTTTTTGCTCGCAAAATCGATGAGATCGCACCCTTCCGTTTCGGTGTACGCTCGAAGGCAGAGCGTGGATACAGCCTGCGGGAAGAACTGCGGCCCGCCATAAAATCCGAACCCATCCTGCTCGACCGCCATATGACGGCGGCATCCTCGTTTCAGGCCATGGCTGAAGCCTGTTTCCGGCATTTCCGGCTGAACGAGGATCTTTTCCTGCAAAATCGGGATGCATCGTCCCTGCATCAGGCGCGCATAGCGCTGAGGCGGCTTCGTTCCGCATTTTCCATCTACAAGGCGATGGTTCCGGACGCAGAATCCATTCGCCTGAAAGACGAACTGAAATGGCTTGCAAATACCCTCGGCAAGGCACGCGATATCGATGTGCTGATGGCAAAGCACGGTAGTGGCGATTTGCACGAGAGGCTGGAGACGGCCCGAAGCGAAGCCTACGAGAGGGTTATAGAGGAAGTACATTCGTCGCGGGCGAGAGCCCTGGCTCTGGATTTCAACAAATGGCTTCGCTGCGGAGAGTATCTGGAATTGCCGGAAACCGCAGAACTTAGAAACACGCCTGCTGCGGAATTTGCCCTGCAGGCCCTCGACCGCCAGCGCAGGAAGCTGAAGAAAACGGGACGCTGTCTTGCGGCGATCGGTGACGAACAACGTCATGAGGCTCGCAAGGCTGCGAAGAAGCTTCGCTATGCCTGCGAATTCTTCACCTCGCTTTTCTCCGGTGCGCGCGCGCGAAAACGCTACGGGAAGTTCATCGGCCGGATGGAGAAGCTTCAGGACCGGTTGGGACTGTTGAATGACCTGGTCATGGCACCGACAGTTTACGAAGCAGCCGGACTGACCGACATTGCAGCGACCCAGAATGGCATCAACGAGGAGGCCAAGGAAAAACTAATCACAGTATCCCAGCGGGCGCTCGACAAGCTGATTGAGGCCAAGCGCTTCTGGCGCGAGTGA
- a CDS encoding cupin domain-containing protein, which yields MKPFKYAAVSPADHGTPAMAFGKHVIRMMAANTGGSLGMLEAFVPPGGGPPLHIHDREDEFFRVLSGRFGFWCAGDYLELGAGGCIALPRGVPHRFQNVGKVEGHLMVVVMPGGFESFFPIVELGKPQTPEEIASIAAEFGLTFLPPEDQNAA from the coding sequence TTGAAACCCTTCAAATACGCCGCCGTCTCACCGGCTGACCATGGAACCCCTGCCATGGCCTTCGGAAAACACGTCATCCGCATGATGGCCGCGAACACCGGCGGCAGCCTCGGCATGTTGGAGGCGTTCGTGCCACCGGGCGGCGGCCCGCCGCTTCATATCCATGATCGGGAAGACGAGTTCTTCCGTGTGCTATCAGGTCGTTTCGGTTTCTGGTGCGCCGGAGACTATCTCGAACTTGGCGCCGGAGGCTGCATCGCTCTCCCCCGCGGCGTACCCCACCGCTTCCAGAATGTCGGCAAGGTGGAGGGCCACCTGATGGTGGTCGTCATGCCTGGCGGCTTCGAGAGCTTCTTTCCTATCGTGGAACTGGGCAAGCCGCAGACGCCGGAAGAAATTGCTTCGATCGCAGCCGAATTCGGCCTGACATTCCTTCCGCCGGAAGACCAGAACGCGGCCTGA
- a CDS encoding arylamine N-acetyltransferase family protein: MQKLTPHQVDLYLERIGVERPDKLDFAALAAIHRAHLMTFTWEALDAFMGWPSSVDPQTIFTKMVTRKRGGWCFEMNGLLGAALDGLGFRVTRLCGGVDREKLGDAAIGNHLTLRVDLDRPYLAEVGLADAIVEPVPMAIGPLSQRGFDFSIMPTHDSWLRFYNHPLGLARSFDFRADHQDETALAAAQAWLMRDSGSPFTGTLAILRHTREGYVSLQNNRFRTVTAVGDVEHLIETMDEFATTLSDVFALDVPRHGQVWVRVQAVLSHNKAA, encoded by the coding sequence ATGCAAAAACTTACCCCGCATCAGGTCGACCTCTATCTTGAACGCATCGGCGTCGAACGACCGGACAAGCTTGACTTCGCAGCGCTTGCCGCCATTCATCGCGCCCATCTGATGACCTTCACCTGGGAGGCGTTGGATGCCTTCATGGGCTGGCCGTCATCGGTCGATCCGCAAACGATATTCACCAAGATGGTGACCCGCAAACGCGGCGGCTGGTGTTTCGAAATGAACGGCCTGCTTGGGGCCGCCCTCGATGGTCTGGGGTTTCGAGTAACCCGCCTTTGCGGCGGCGTCGACCGGGAAAAGCTTGGTGATGCCGCCATCGGCAACCACCTGACACTCCGCGTCGATCTCGATCGGCCCTATTTGGCGGAGGTGGGACTAGCCGACGCCATCGTCGAGCCGGTTCCCATGGCAATCGGTCCGCTCAGCCAGCGCGGTTTCGATTTTTCGATCATGCCGACCCACGACAGCTGGTTGCGTTTCTACAACCATCCCCTTGGTCTTGCCCGAAGCTTCGACTTCCGCGCCGATCATCAGGACGAGACCGCACTTGCCGCTGCCCAGGCCTGGCTGATGCGCGATTCCGGTTCACCCTTCACCGGAACGCTGGCAATCCTGCGCCATACACGGGAGGGTTACGTTTCCCTCCAGAACAACCGTTTTCGCACGGTCACCGCCGTCGGCGATGTGGAACATCTCATCGAAACCATGGATGAGTTTGCAACCACGCTGTCCGATGTCTTCGCGCTCGACGTGCCACGCCACGGCCAGGTCTGGGTAAGGGTGCAGGCCGTCCTGAGCCACAACAAAGCGGCGTAA
- a CDS encoding D-arabinono-1,4-lactone oxidase, whose product MTQIPRTNWSKSYHYGFRDCLMPFSREELQSTVATASRLKVLGSRHSFNAIADGDVAIVLGHMPLDPVIEADGGQVSIAGHATYGDLAAFLANHKLAVHNLASLPHISIAGAIATATHGSGDGNGNLATAVSGLEIVTADGKLLTTKRGDPDFDGMVVHLGALGVVTRVTLDTQPAFEVSQSVYEGLGWAALLDNLDAIMATGYSVSVFTAWGDTAGQVWVKSAEPSKPLPDEIFGATLAAVKRHPISGVDPENATDQLGARGLWSDRLSHFKMGFTPSNGDEIQSEFHVPRHHAAAAIEAVASIRKSFAHLAQVAEFRTVAADALWLSPQYKRDTLSMHFTWVRDQVAVETAVRLIEDALAPFDALPHWGKVFSRTPMGGRYPMIARFKQLRERLDPSGKFSNPWLEDVVFS is encoded by the coding sequence ATGACCCAGATCCCCCGCACCAATTGGTCAAAGAGTTATCACTACGGGTTTCGCGATTGCCTTATGCCCTTTTCACGTGAGGAATTGCAATCGACTGTCGCCACCGCGTCGCGGTTGAAAGTTCTGGGTTCGCGCCACTCCTTCAACGCGATTGCCGATGGTGATGTGGCGATTGTGCTGGGGCACATGCCGCTTGATCCTGTCATCGAGGCCGATGGCGGGCAGGTGTCGATCGCCGGCCACGCGACCTATGGGGACCTTGCTGCATTTCTTGCGAACCACAAGCTGGCGGTACACAATCTCGCGTCCCTGCCGCATATCTCCATCGCCGGGGCGATCGCGACAGCCACGCACGGCTCGGGTGATGGCAACGGCAATCTGGCAACCGCCGTCAGCGGCCTGGAGATCGTCACGGCCGACGGCAAGCTTCTCACCACGAAACGCGGCGATCCGGATTTCGACGGCATGGTGGTTCATCTGGGAGCGCTCGGTGTCGTCACGCGGGTGACGCTTGATACCCAGCCCGCCTTCGAGGTTTCCCAGAGCGTCTACGAAGGTCTGGGATGGGCCGCGCTGCTCGACAATCTCGATGCCATCATGGCGACCGGGTACAGCGTCAGCGTTTTCACGGCCTGGGGCGACACCGCAGGTCAGGTCTGGGTAAAGAGCGCCGAACCATCGAAACCCCTGCCCGACGAGATATTCGGCGCCACGCTGGCGGCGGTGAAACGACATCCAATCAGCGGCGTCGATCCCGAAAATGCCACGGACCAGCTGGGCGCCCGTGGCCTTTGGTCAGATCGGCTGTCCCATTTCAAAATGGGCTTTACGCCGAGCAACGGCGATGAAATCCAGTCGGAATTCCATGTTCCGCGGCACCATGCGGCAGCCGCCATCGAGGCCGTTGCATCCATTCGCAAGAGCTTTGCCCACCTAGCCCAGGTCGCCGAGTTTCGGACGGTGGCGGCCGACGCTCTTTGGCTCAGCCCGCAATACAAGCGCGACACGCTTTCCATGCATTTCACCTGGGTCCGCGATCAGGTCGCAGTTGAGACTGCCGTTCGCCTTATCGAAGACGCGCTAGCGCCCTTCGATGCCCTGCCACACTGGGGCAAGGTGTTTTCGCGCACGCCGATGGGCGGCCGCTATCCCATGATCGCGCGCTTCAAACAGCTCCGTGAGCGGCTGGACCCGAGCGGAAAATTCTCCAATCCGTGGCTCGAAGACGTTGTTTTCAGCTAG
- a CDS encoding ceramide glucosyltransferase produces the protein MEMALSLATGFLVALNLASVVVAGRRMTSKHAPSPIISGNPPVSIVVPMRGIENFTTETLQAAFQLNWPDYELIFCVADVDDPVLRDIRKMIAAHPLVEVHILTGDDRISANPKLNNCVKGWRAARHDWVVLADSNVLMPADYVQHLLAGWRKNTGVVCSTPIGSRPDGFWAEVECMFLNTQQARWQYAGEAIGFGFAQGKSMLWYKPMLDANGGIQALNAEIAEDAAATKLVRRTGRSVHLVSCPFDQPLGRRSMHDVWSRQCRWARLRRVTFPGLFTPEIVLGAFPPLLLGLLAAASADIGLPAMVLLIAASIYLPEMALAAAKGWRLSRWSLPAMIVRDVMMPLIWVRSWIGGTIDWRGNTMTIGTAVCELSETPVHSA, from the coding sequence ATGGAGATGGCACTCAGCCTTGCTACAGGATTTCTCGTGGCTCTCAACCTGGCGAGCGTCGTGGTCGCCGGCCGGCGAATGACATCGAAGCATGCGCCTTCGCCGATCATCTCCGGTAACCCGCCAGTCTCGATCGTCGTGCCGATGCGCGGGATCGAAAACTTCACGACGGAAACGCTGCAGGCCGCTTTCCAGCTGAACTGGCCCGACTATGAACTGATCTTCTGTGTTGCGGATGTCGATGATCCGGTTCTCAGGGATATCCGCAAGATGATCGCCGCGCATCCTCTCGTGGAGGTGCATATCCTTACCGGAGACGATCGGATCAGCGCCAATCCGAAGCTCAACAATTGCGTCAAGGGCTGGCGGGCGGCGCGCCATGACTGGGTCGTCCTTGCCGATTCCAATGTGCTCATGCCTGCGGATTATGTCCAGCACCTGCTTGCGGGCTGGCGGAAGAATACGGGCGTGGTCTGCTCCACGCCCATCGGCTCGCGTCCGGATGGTTTCTGGGCTGAAGTCGAGTGTATGTTCCTCAATACCCAGCAGGCGCGATGGCAATATGCCGGCGAAGCGATCGGTTTCGGCTTCGCCCAGGGCAAGAGCATGCTTTGGTACAAGCCGATGCTGGACGCAAACGGCGGCATTCAGGCGCTCAACGCCGAGATTGCCGAGGATGCAGCGGCAACCAAGCTGGTGCGCCGGACTGGCCGGAGCGTCCATCTGGTATCCTGCCCGTTCGACCAGCCCCTCGGCCGGCGCAGCATGCATGACGTGTGGTCGCGTCAGTGCCGCTGGGCGCGGCTTCGGCGCGTGACGTTTCCAGGCTTGTTCACCCCGGAAATCGTTCTAGGCGCCTTTCCGCCTTTGCTTCTCGGGCTTCTCGCCGCTGCTTCGGCAGACATCGGTCTCCCGGCGATGGTTCTCCTGATTGCCGCCTCCATCTACCTGCCGGAAATGGCGCTTGCTGCGGCAAAGGGCTGGCGGCTTTCCCGATGGTCCCTGCCCGCCATGATCGTCAGGGATGTGATGATGCCCTTGATCTGGGTCCGCAGCTGGATTGGCGGAACCATCGACTGGCGAGGCAATACGATGACGATTGGCACCGCGGTCTGCGAACTGAGCGAAACCCCGGTTCACTCAGCCTAG